The Candidatus Brocadia sp. genome includes the window ATGACCGGTAAACCATACTGTGAAAGTTTCGTAAACTGCCAGTATGCCTTCATCGACATCAGCTTGATAATCACATCAAAGAATTCCTCGCTGTACAGGGCCGTAATACCGGTGGAAAGCTTTAAGGAGCCTGAAAGGGTAATTGGCCCAACGACCTGCCCTTTGAGTGCGCGGAAAGATTTTTGAGGTGACTTGTTGAGTCTATCAATCATTGCATAAAATCCCGTTGAACATCCATGACTCATCCTGAATAAATCCGGGTCGTTTTTCAAATACATCTCATAGAAACCCGCCAGTGCATTGGATGTATCTTGAGAAACGTTAATACTGACCGTCTTCCTATCCGCATCGATTGTAATACAGGGCAACCCTTCTGTGTATTGGATGCACATATCTTCCCTGGCGCTTAGTTTTGGTAACTGAGGCCAGCAAGGAATCTCTGGAAGTGATTTAAACATAAGCTCACATGCCGCCTCGACGTCGGTATGCGGAAGGCTTCCAATGGCAGTGGCTGAGAAATTACCTTTGAAATTAATTGACATGGATTGTTATTTCCCCATTGAAAATTTTCTTAATAATGACTGCGTTATAGTACAAAAAAGATTATAGCGAGACAGCAGCTTTTTGGCCTTTTGAAGCGCCTTTCCTGACCAATAAAAGTAACGGAACTGATGCAAGCTGTGCAACAACCGAAAATATAATGAGTGATACAAGTGAGAAGTCGTACAAAACTCCCATAAGTGCACTGCCGAGAAACCAGCATATTCCATAGCCAGTATTGAAGATACCATATCCCGTACCACGCCTGGCTACGGGAACCATTTCGGCAACAGCCGCCCGCATAACGGATTCCTGCGCCCCCATACCCATACCCCAGAGTGCTACACCGATGATGGCAACGGAGAAATTCCCCCAAAAAACCAATGGGGGAAAGAGCATGGAAAAGAGAGAAGCAACAACCAGTATAGAAATGCCCTTGCGGTCAAACAGATATCCAAAAAAAAGTGCCGCAATGGCATCGACCCCCATTGCAATAGCGTAAAAAAGAGGAATCCAGGTGTCAGAAACAACGGATACTTTTTTAAAGTGATATGCAATCAGTGGAAAGTCCGCATAACCTGCCGCAATCATCGCAACGGCTACAAGATAAAGCCAGAATTTTCTGGGAAATCCCTTCGTCTCCAGTACAGGTTGACCCACTTCTAAATTTCTGGGCTGAGGATATAACCACCGGGCCGTTATAAGCACGCTTATAGCCATGATTGCAGGTACAAAGAGGACGACGTAGCCAGTCCGATAACCCTCCCTGAAATAGAGAATTCCCGCAACTATAAGTGGACCAAGCACGGCCCCGATTTGGTCCAATGCCTCGTGTAACCCAAAGCCCTTCCCCCTGCCAATCTCCTTGGTTGCGTAAGAAAGCATTGCATCACGTGCGGGGGTTCGAATTGCCTTTCCTACACGTTCTGTAATCATGAGTGCAGCAGCAATTTCCCAATGTCCTGCCAGTGCCAGGGCAGGCACGGCCAGCATATTTAAGGCATAACCAAACAGCGTAATTGCCCAGTATCTTCCTATTTTGTCACTCATATAGCCTGAGACAAGCCGCAGGCCATGTCCGATCAACTCCCCAAGCCCTGCCACAAATCCAACCGTCGTTGCACTTGCCCCAAGCAAAGCAAGATACGGGCCATTGATACTACGGGCACCTTCGTAGGTCACATCCGCAAAGAGGCTCACTACACCAAGTAATACAATAAATTTTAGGGCAGTTGCTTTTTTTGTATCAGTATTGTTCTTTATATCTGAAATTGAATGGTTTTTCATTATATATAAATTATCAAGTTTCCTCGCAACCCCCTTCACCCCCTTAGAAACTATGGGGACTTAGGGGGTTGTTTCCTTTGATTAGGGGATTTGGTTGCGGCTTTACGGCATTATGCTATTTTTAAATCTGGTGATCCATGTGCATCTGTGTCCAAAAACGCAAAGAATACATACTAATAAATTTAAAATGTTGAGTCAAGCAAGTTAAAGATGTTATAGTATTCTGAAAAGCTTGAATCATTTGTAAAGTAAAGGTCGTTATGGGTGAATTTTCGTTCATAGAATGGATTCGGAAGCGGCAGAAAAGGCGCAAAGACGTTATATTGGGAATAGGAGATGATTGTGC containing:
- a CDS encoding MFS transporter; the protein is MKNHSISDIKNNTDTKKATALKFIVLLGVVSLFADVTYEGARSINGPYLALLGASATTVGFVAGLGELIGHGLRLVSGYMSDKIGRYWAITLFGYALNMLAVPALALAGHWEIAAALMITERVGKAIRTPARDAMLSYATKEIGRGKGFGLHEALDQIGAVLGPLIVAGILYFREGYRTGYVVLFVPAIMAISVLITARWLYPQPRNLEVGQPVLETKGFPRKFWLYLVAVAMIAAGYADFPLIAYHFKKVSVVSDTWIPLFYAIAMGVDAIAALFFGYLFDRKGISILVVASLFSMLFPPLVFWGNFSVAIIGVALWGMGMGAQESVMRAAVAEMVPVARRGTGYGIFNTGYGICWFLGSALMGVLYDFSLVSLIIFSVVAQLASVPLLLLVRKGASKGQKAAVSL